In Oryza sativa Japonica Group chromosome 1, ASM3414082v1, the genomic stretch GAAAATGGAACAATCGAATCGACATGAAACAAAACCAAAATCGCTACAGATCAATGACAGAGGGAGTGGGAGCGGGAGCGTATCGAGGGATGACAAAAACACTATGGGGTCGAAGAAGGGCTCGGATTTAACAGACGACAAAAACGTTACTAATGTGTAGGTAAAGATAACGAAAAAATTAGTTTGAAATGGACGAAGTAATTGTTTTTGGAAAAATATAAGCCTTTCAAAGCTAATAAAAACTTTGATAATAGAAGTTACTAGCATTAACGACAGTAGGCATGATCAGGATTCAGGATTCCTCTCTGATGCTTAGCACAGCCCCTGTCTGTGCCCTCTCACCTGTTTCTTCACCTACCCAATCTAACATGGAGTACTGCCTTAACCCAAACTCTCCCAATTCCCCTCTTCAAACAACTACGCCGCCTCCATGAGCTCCATCACGGTGCTTCGCTGGTGCTGGCGCCTTGTTCTCCGCTCTTCCCCTTGTCTTCTTCGCGCTCTATCCTTCACCACCGCCTCCGACAACCCTATGCTGCCTCTACAGGCGACTTCTCCATCTCCGGCATCCTTCTCGCCAGGCGGACGGACGGTTGGTTTGCTTATGGAAGGTGGATTTGTTGGTGAGTGAGTGACCATGCAGTGGAGGCATCCTCCGCGGGGGCTAAGGTGAGGCAGATTCGCCGGGGACATGGAGTCATGCGTCTGCGCGTGCGCGTGGCCAACTGCGCCTACCGTGGTGGCACTCTTCGCCACCGGTTATGAAGAAGGGGTGGCTGAGGCGCCTCATGATGTCGATCCCATGGTGAGACATCAGACCGGAATACCATCTCTAGAGCAGCAGAAAATTGTTAGAAATCTGATGTCTTAGAGAGAACAAGTCTAGTGCTATGATAAACGTGGCAGAAGTAACACTTACGAATCAACTGTTGCATGCATTCTTAACATTCTTCATTATATGCTACACTAAACATGAACAGTCAGTCATGTTATCCATGTCTGCGAGTTCAGTTTGGCATTGCATATAACCTTTCTTTCAGATGCTAGATTAATCAGTTACAAGTAAACTAACTAACTTTACTTGGCCTTGTTTATGCAGAGGGAGGCCACCTGTTGCTTTCCAATTTTTCTGCTGGGTCACGCATGAATAGCCAAGACAATAATCTTAAAAATTTCTTTCAGACAAATGGGCATGTGGTTTTTCAAAGAGTGGAGAACAACTGTAGCCTAAGATATTTTACGGAAAATGAGATACGGCAAATCACCCGTGGTTATAGCATTTTACTGGGAAAAGGTTCATTCGGTAAAGTCTACAAAGGAATGCTGGATGGTCGATGCCCTGTTGCTGTGAAGCGATACATACATGGAACCCGGAAAGAGGAGTTTGCCAAGGAGGTGATAGTACATTCTCAAATAAATCACAAGAATGTTGTTCGACTTTTGGGCTGCTGCACGGAGGAAAATGCTCTAATGATCGTTATGGAGTTTATCTGTAATGGGAACCTGAATGATATCCTTCATTGCAGCAACACAAATGGACGTGTTCCTTTCTCTTTGGGCAAACGTTTAGACATTGCCATTGAGGTTGCTGAAGTGCTCTGGTGCATGCATTCAATGTATAATCCCGTTCTCCATGGTGACATCAAACCTGCTAATATACTTGTGGATGAAAATCTTTCACCAAAGCTATCTGATTTTGGAATAGCAAGATTGCTTTGTGCTAATGGGGCTCAACATACTAACAATATCATTGGATCTATAGGTTATGTTGATCCTGCATTCTGCATGAATGGAATTCTAACCCCAAAGAGTGATGTTTACAGCTTTGGAGTGGTTTTGCTGGAAATCATCACCAGAAAAAAAGCAGTGGATGGGACCATCACCCTTGCTCAGCGTTTCACTGAGGCTGTTGAACAAGGGAAGAAGGTGATGCATTTGTTTGACGAGGACATCAACAATACAAAAAACATGAACTTCCTCGAAGATATTGGCAAGTTAGCAGTTAAATGCTTGAGGAGGGAGGTTGAAGTGCGTCCTGAAATGGTTGAAGTAGCAACTAGTCTAAGAATGATTAGGAAAGCtctagaggaagaagagggaaatCTGATTCAGCAGAACATAAGTGCACCAAGCAACTCAATTCCTTCAAAGAATGTGAAGTCATCAGCACAGCAATTTGGCAATCTAAAAATCTTTAAACAAGAGGAAATTAAGCTTATGACAAAAAACTACAGCATGAAATTTAGGGAAGAGTTCTGTGAACGGCTGTACAATGGAGTCATTGGCACAACACATGCAGTTATAGTAAAGCAAGTGAGAACATCTTCAGAAAGTGACAGAATGATGTTTCTGAAGACTATGAGCATACTGTCTCAGAAGTATCACAAAAATATTGCCAATGTTGCTGGCTTCCACTTAGGGGATTCCATTTCAGAGTGTGTGTATGAATCTTGCTGTGATTTATCCCAGGGAAATGACGGCCATGTTTGCTTCTGTAACCGAAACCTTTATGACATTATCTGCACCAGGGAAAAACTCCCCCTTCATCTACGTTTATCAATAGCCGTCCAGTGTGCAGAGGGCCTGGTTCATATCCATTCATTGTTAGCTGAAAATCCTGATTCACATTCTACAGGCCTCTTGGGAAACTTCAGGTCGATCAATATTTTTCTGGACAAGAACTTCGTGCCAAAAGTCTTCAATTCTAATTTATCAACATTTCTTGGGCTTTCAGTCATGCAGAAACATACCGCCTCTGTCGATCGTCCTAATGACCAAAGAtcacaaatatattatttagaTGGAAGGGATATTTCTGGTCAGCTGTTCAATCCCAAGTCTGATGTTTATAGCTTTGGAGCTGTTCTTTTGGAACTCATCACTTGGAAGACAGTGAGATACATGTCTAGTGGAAGAGTTCACATGCTTACCAAAGACTTCCTTGATACTTATAGAATAGACCATAGTGCAGCGATATCTTTTGGCAAGAAGGTTTATGATGAGCAAGGTAAGTGTTTTATTCACGAGGCAATTGCTATTGGAGTTGAGTGCTTACAACTGATGTCCAGACGCGGCCAAAAATGAGTGATGTTCTTTCACGTCTTCGGACCATCTCTGCAGCTCAGAGTATTAGAAGCAAACTCATCATGGCTACACAAACAAAAGGTTGCACCTCTTAGACCAATAAATTTGCACATTTATCACATGGAACATAGTGCAGTCAAACTTCTAAGATTTTAACCACTATTGTATGAAAAAAATGCCTTACAAAATACTACCTTTGCAGCCTTTGTAATTGTAATTCAACTACAAGTTTCTCACACAT encodes the following:
- the LOC9270747 gene encoding uncharacterized protein: MNSQDNNLKNFFQTNGHVVFQRVENNCSLRYFTENEIRQITRGYSILLGKGSFGKVYKGMLDGRCPVAVKRYIHGTRKEEFAKEVIVHSQINHKNVVRLLGCCTEENALMIVMEFICNGNLNDILHCSNTNGRVPFSLGKRLDIAIEVAEVLWCMHSMYNPVLHGDIKPANILVDENLSPKLSDFGIARLLCANGAQHTNNIIGSIGYVDPAFCMNGILTPKSDVYSFGVVLLEIITRKKAVDGTITLAQRFTEAVEQGKKVMHLFDEDINNTKNMNFLEDIGKLAVKCLRREVEVRPEMVEVATSLRMIRKALEEEEGNLIQQNISAPSNSIPSKNVKSSAQQFGNLKIFKQEEIKLMTKNYSMKFREEFCERLYNGVIGTTHAVIVKQVRTSSESDRMMFLKTMSILSQKYHKNIANVAGFHLGDSISECVYESCCDLSQGNDGHVCFCNRNLYDIICTREKLPLHLRLSIAVQCAEGLVHIHSLLAENPDSHSTGLLGNFRSINIFLDKNFVPKVFNSNLSTFLGLSVMQKHTASVDRPNDQRSQIYYLDGRDISGQLFNPKSDVYSFGAVLLELITWKTVRYMSSGRVHMLTKDFLDTYRIDHSAAISFGKKVYDEQAQSIRSKLIMATQTKASGDNKPNQHVAPPLTKKFVKTPPTIVSIIPLNILEKITSNFSNDALIGEGPDARVFFGELSDGQKSAIKKLDPNEKIVVQVLTISRMLKHDNIVQILGYFIEGENRVLAYEYAPKGSLHDILHEGVRGAQPGTPLSWEQRVKIALSAAKGLEFLHEKAVPPVIHTNIRSNNIFIFGNDVAKIGDLGVSKQLYPESDNDYYNTRLYPLRSFGYDAIAPECRRTGQ